One window of the Salvelinus alpinus chromosome 13, SLU_Salpinus.1, whole genome shotgun sequence genome contains the following:
- the LOC139537024 gene encoding adhesion G-protein coupled receptor G2-like codes for MDDGKPPKPPIEAKIFCNCSAYSDGTAACYTLDVQITDSAMHISNIFSLVKQLRHPPPCHNTSATDPPCPLLIISTIFQYANVKCFSTETNLQSCRVIVGLGHSVPISAVSTALMTVFSDEHGIDYDGKVTRAGICSWPGSSGDLLNSTFSSAESSLNHSEFWTTVEESHGTFVCKQGEIVCVLPNEMCDRYPTPPLTSPSPIANITLPATTTLPPPPNTTLQQNTTSLPLNTTLPPPNSTSTAPNTPTSAPNTTSAAPNTTSAAPNTTTSAPNTPTSAPNTTSAAPNTTSAAPNTTSAAPNTTTSAPNTTTSAPNTTSAAPNTTTSAPNTTTSAPNTTSAAPNTTTSAPNTTTSAPNTTTSAPNTTTSAPSTIVTTQTNTTTTTHPIRPSLNTSTTRTIATTILGNTTANSSTPVLPVNTATAYPTASTTTAVITTTAAQNTTEASSEEQVNQLLDLTSDVSKLNSSQVDQLVSQLEALLAGPNVSLALGKTSVTIVSNLLGASSDTLASSSTKIIGIVDTVGLKLVVQEEATILTESVALAVKTVDGTNFQRTSFSIRDPNSVQIRGDNRARRSVRAEASSLPQGSVTFPSSLTANLSPEQQLQASRLQFNFYQKTTVFQDRALGDSKLNSGILGASVANLSIKSLQEDVVITLRNTEPVSAHFVVSCVFWDFGMNGGSGGWNRDGCSVRNSTDNETVCACNHLTCFGVLLDMSRTGITSCLQATILTYITYIGCGISAIFLSITLLTYLAFGKLRKDIPSKILIQLCVALLFLNLVFLVDGWLALYPDAVGLCISTAWFLHYFLLASFTWMGLEAVHMYLALVKVFNTYIPRYMLKFSLLGWGTPLLVVIVVIAVDKDNYGLVGYGKYIDGSRTDDFCWLKNDIAFYVTVVAYFCVIFLMNLVMFVVVMVQLCRIKRQNPDNKRHRDGLQNLRSVVGVTVLLGLTWGFAFFAWGPVNLPFMYLFCIFNSFQGFFIFVFHCAVKENVRRQWRTSLCCGRLRLVENSEWSRTATQKTGKKSLPVTRATSLHSDNSFQFNNSSIFSFLSNDSSERPSGGIGSPFDDRSITALEEPNADVVLNEINSQFRSQSSRAP; via the exons ATGGACGATGGCAAGCCCCCTAAACCCCCCATCG AGGCGAAGATTTTCTGCAACTGCTCTGCTTATTCCGATGGTACAG cTGCATGCTACACCTTGGACGTACAGATCACAGATTCTGCTATGCACATTTCAAACATCTTCTCTCTG GTTAAACAGCTAAGACATCCACCACCCTGTCACAACACCTCAGCGACAGA TCCCCCTTGTCCTCTGCTCATCATATCGACTATCTTTCAG TATGCTAATGTGAAATGCTTTAGCACGGAGACAAA TCTCCAAAGCTGCAGGGTTATCGTGGGCCTTGGCCATTCAGTGCCTATAAGTGCAGTCAGTACTGCATTGATGACTGTGTTCAGTGATGAGCATGGCATTGACTATGACGGAAAGGTGACACGAGCAG GAATTTGTAGCTGGCCAGGATCCAGTGGAGATCTATTGAATTCGACCTTCAGCTCGGCGGAGAGCAGCCTCAACCACTCGGAGTTCTGGACGACTGTAGAGGAGAGCCATGGCACATTTGTCTG caAACAAGGAGAAATTGTGTGTGTGCTCCCGAATGAAATGTGTGACAGATACCCCACACCTCCTCTCACTTCACCCAGCCCAATAGCCAACATTACTTTACCTGCAACAACAACACTGCCTCCTCCACCCAACACCACTCTACAACAAAACACCACCTCCCTCCCACTGAACACAACATTACCTCCACCAAACAGCACCTCTACAGCGCCAAATACTCCAACATCAGCTCCAAATACTACATCAGCAGCTCCAAATACTACATCAGCAGCTCCAAATACTACAACATCAGCTCCAAATACTCCAACATCAGCTCCAAATACTACATCAGCAGCTCCAAATACTACATCAGCAGCTCCAAATACTACATCAGCAGCTCCAAATACTACAACATCAGCTCCTAATACTACAACATCAGCTCCAAATACTACATCAGCAGCTCCAAATACTACAACATCAGCTCCTAATACTACAACATCAGCTCCAAATACTACATCAGCAGCTCCAAATACTACAACATCAGCTCCAAATACTACAACATCAGCTCCAAATACTACAACCTCAGCTCCAAATACTACAACATCAGCTCCTAGCaccattgtcacaacacaaactAACACAACGACAACCACCCACCCCATTCGTCCATCGCTAAACACCTCCACAACCAGGACCATTGCCACAACTATCCTGGGTAATACCACTGCAAACTCATCAACACCCGTCCTTCCTGTAAACACCGCAACAGCCTACCCAACAGCCTCCACCACGACAGCCGTGATAACAACCACCGCAG CACAAAACACCACAGAAGCCAGTAGTGAAGAGCAGGTCAACCAGTTGCTGGATCTGACAAGTGACGTGTCCAAGCTCAACTCCTCCCAGGTGGACCAGCTGGTGTCCCAGCTAGAGGCCCTGCTGGCTGGGCCCAACGTCAGCCTGGCTCTGGGGAAAACCTCTGTCACGATTGTTAGCAACCTGCTGGGTGCCTCCTCTGACACCCtggcctcctcctccaccaa GATCATTGGGATTGTTGATACTGTGGGCCTGAAGCTGGTCGTTCAGGAAGAGGCTACGATTTTAACCGAATCGGTCGCTCTCGCCGTCAAAACGGTGGACGGCACTAATTTCCAGCGAACATCTTTCTCCATCCGAGACCCCAACAGTGTGCAG ATCCGTGGAGACAACAGAGCCAGGAGGAGTGTGAGAGCAGAGGCGTCCTCGCTCCCTCAGGGGTCTGTCACGTTCCCCTCTTCCCTCACAGCGAACCTCTCCCCTGAGCAGCAGCTACAGGCCTCCAGACTCCAGTTCAACTTCTACCAGAAGACCACTGTGTTCCAG GACCGAGCCCTGGGAGACAGCAAGCTGAATAGTGGAATCCTGGGGGCCAGTGTGGCCAACCTGTCAATCAAGTCTCTGCAGGAGGACGTGGTCATCACCCTGAGAAACACTGAACCTGTCTCA GCACATTTCGTGGTGTCATGTGTTTTCTGGGACTTTGGCATGAATG GAGGCTCAGGAGGCTGGAACCGAGATGGCTGCTCTGTCAGGAACAGCACAGATAATGAGACTGTCTGTGCCTGCAACCATCTCACCTGCTTTGGTGTTCTACTG GACATGTCCAGAACGGGCATAACCAGTTGTCTCCAGGCCACAATCCTCACCTACATCACCTACATTGGCTGTGGTATCTCCGCCatcttcctctccatcactctgctcaCCTACCTGGCATTTGG GAAACTGCGTAAGGACATCCCATCTAAGATCCTGATCCAGCTGTGTGTGGCTCTGTTGTTTTTGAACCTGGTGTTCTTGGTGGATGGTTGGCTGGCCCTCTACCCTGACGCTGTGGGCCTCTGCATCTCCACCGCCTGGTTCCTGCATTACTTCCTGCTAGCTTCCTTCACCTGGATGGGTCTGGAGGCCGTCCACATGTACCTGGCCCTCGTCAAGGTCTTCAACACATACATACCACGTTACATGCTCAAGTTCTCGCTCCTTGGCTGGG GAACTCCACTCCTTGTGGTCATTGTAGTTATTGCCGTTGATAAGGACAACTACGGACTAGTTGGCTACGGAAAGTACATAGATGGCTCCCGCACAGATGACTT CTGCTGGCTGAAGAACGATATTGCCTTCTACGTAACCGTTGTGGCTTATTTCTGTGTCATCTTCCTGATGAACCTCGTCATGTTTGTGGTAGTGATGGTTCAGCTGTGTCGGATAAAGAGGCAGAACCCCGACAACAAGAGGCACCGTGACGGGCTGCAGAACCTGCGCAGTGTGGTTGGAGTCACAGTACTCCTGGGTCTCACCTGGGGCTTTGCCTTCTTCGCCTGGGGGCCCGTCAACCTGCCCTTCATGTACCTCTTTTGCATCTTCAACTCCTTTCAAG GGTTCTTCATCTTTGTGTTCCACTGCGCTGTGAAGGAGAACGTGAGGAGGCAGTGGAGGACTTCTCTCTGCTGTGGTAGACTGAGACTGGTAGAGAACTCAG AGTGGAGCCGCACCGCAACACAGAAGACAGGGAAGAAGTCATTGCCAGTGACCAGAGCCACGTCCCTCCACTCCGACAACTCCTTCCAGTTCAACAATTCCTCCATCTTCTCCTTCTTGTCCAATGACTCCTCAGAGCGACCCAGTGGAGGAATAG GTAGTCCATTTGATGACAGATCCATCACTGCCCTGGAAGAGCCCAACGCAGACGTGGTTCTCAACGAGATAAACAGCCAGTTTAGGAGTCAGAGTTCGAGAGCACCCTGA